One genomic segment of Fervidobacterium pennivorans includes these proteins:
- a CDS encoding tetratricopeptide repeat protein translates to MSSERSYLLWEQPNGRFLVFLITFVIFLSHVTLLLAVSQKAIEYYSAAELSYKSGDYSTALKNYELALSTDPTIEGYDSQIKFKMGISAYMVGDYDKARSYLAGYNNEFVRALLDSISQRKAQDEWKKWISTYRPTTVEEATQVASQVEKKSKSNFLPIFLIFVITFAVLLIAEFRIYKARRMVIELPKKPAEATLPPSTVGQNVSESFVEPSEKLFSEEFELIPKEARIVDFEQLLQSEIDVFKDIFEQIPQKEETKQKPTEAKGAEEIEKERLAEAADKAVEREKIVEEILGETKELIEDLGKEIVEQPQEEVPQTEQIEIESIEAELLSKLRTQRDSWAEESQPSAEFYEEIQKDFSEYDTLEKITEEETKILVEKLIKLRQGENN, encoded by the coding sequence ATGTCTTCTGAACGCTCCTACTTACTGTGGGAACAACCCAATGGAAGATTTTTGGTTTTTCTAATCACATTTGTGATATTTTTAAGTCATGTGACCTTACTGTTAGCAGTTTCACAGAAGGCAATAGAATATTACTCTGCTGCGGAACTTTCCTATAAATCCGGGGACTATTCGACTGCTTTGAAAAATTACGAGTTAGCGCTCTCGACCGATCCTACAATAGAAGGATACGATTCTCAGATAAAGTTTAAAATGGGTATATCTGCCTATATGGTGGGTGACTACGACAAAGCAAGAAGTTATCTTGCCGGTTACAACAATGAATTTGTCAGAGCCCTGCTTGATTCTATAAGCCAGCGAAAAGCTCAGGATGAATGGAAAAAATGGATTTCAACCTACAGACCAACAACTGTAGAAGAAGCTACACAAGTAGCTTCTCAAGTGGAGAAAAAATCTAAAAGTAACTTTTTACCTATTTTTCTCATCTTTGTGATAACATTTGCTGTTCTTTTGATTGCAGAGTTTAGAATTTACAAAGCTAGAAGGATGGTAATTGAGCTTCCTAAAAAACCTGCCGAAGCCACCTTGCCACCCTCGACCGTTGGTCAAAATGTTTCTGAAAGTTTTGTAGAGCCTTCTGAAAAATTGTTTTCTGAGGAGTTCGAACTTATACCAAAAGAAGCAAGAATTGTTGATTTTGAACAACTATTGCAAAGTGAAATTGATGTTTTCAAAGATATCTTCGAACAAATACCTCAAAAAGAGGAAACAAAGCAAAAACCAACAGAAGCTAAAGGTGCAGAAGAAATTGAAAAGGAACGTCTCGCTGAAGCAGCCGATAAAGCGGTTGAAAGAGAGAAAATCGTTGAGGAAATACTGGGTGAAACTAAGGAACTAATCGAGGATTTGGGGAAAGAAATCGTTGAACAACCTCAAGAAGAGGTACCTCAAACAGAACAAATAGAAATAGAAAGCATTGAAGCAGAACTTTTGAGTAAATTAAGGACTCAAAGAGATAGCTGGGCTGAAGAGAGCCAGCCCTCAGCCGAATTCTACGAGGAGATACAAAAAGATTTCTCAGAATATGACACTTTGGAAAAAATAACAGAAGAAGAAACTAAAATATTAGTTGAAAAACTCATTAAACTTAGGCAGGGGGAGAATAATTGA
- a CDS encoding ArsB/NhaD family transporter, whose translation MIGIVLLLYAVAYAYIIFLPQISSVTTFLFGLTSVLVIGNFDFSRLSLIIDFNTLFILLGMMTLISILKGNGVFVEISKIILKASRGRVYVAIFFIYIAIFFLSSFLDNVTTILIFIPILFYISDALQIDSKLLLINAVLFSNLGGMTTAIGDPPNIIIYSVSRLSFISFITHLMPVGIALLLVQFIFLGRKLRAEAVNTIFQSSVENDTSQNRKWQYYLLAFVFIVTLMVFHEELGIELGTITMLGAMSVLFVEGKSFQSVVDEIDWDTLILISGLYLLNFSIEHLNFYRPFVSVLSKINSPYLLVLSVLWSSIFLTGFLSALPVTLMYLVIIKKLVLMGAPNTLYWALAIGVGIGGNLTPIASMCNIVGNNLFKNLKNERLTFLQFTKNMLKPVLLSGIISSVFLLVFSFTGF comes from the coding sequence TTGATTGGAATAGTTTTGCTTTTGTATGCAGTAGCTTACGCTTACATAATTTTTTTGCCTCAAATTTCTTCTGTAACAACGTTTTTGTTCGGCTTAACGTCTGTCTTAGTTATTGGTAACTTTGACTTTTCACGGTTATCCTTAATCATCGATTTTAACACTTTGTTTATTCTTCTTGGAATGATGACATTGATTTCCATTTTAAAGGGAAACGGTGTTTTTGTTGAAATCTCCAAAATAATCCTAAAAGCCAGTAGAGGAAGGGTTTACGTAGCTATATTCTTCATATACATCGCTATATTCTTCCTCTCGAGTTTCTTGGATAATGTCACTACTATTTTGATTTTCATACCGATACTTTTCTATATTTCCGACGCGCTTCAAATAGATTCTAAATTGCTCCTTATAAATGCTGTGCTTTTTTCCAACCTAGGTGGAATGACAACAGCCATAGGCGACCCTCCAAACATAATTATTTACAGCGTGTCCCGTTTAAGTTTCATATCTTTTATAACCCATCTAATGCCTGTTGGTATAGCACTGCTGCTTGTACAATTTATATTCTTAGGGAGAAAACTCCGTGCAGAAGCTGTAAATACGATATTCCAATCAAGTGTGGAGAACGATACTTCTCAAAACCGTAAATGGCAGTATTATCTACTTGCATTTGTTTTTATTGTTACTTTGATGGTCTTTCACGAAGAACTTGGTATTGAGCTTGGAACAATAACAATGCTAGGAGCGATGAGCGTTTTGTTTGTTGAAGGGAAAAGTTTTCAGTCGGTTGTAGATGAAATTGACTGGGACACATTAATACTCATATCAGGTTTGTACCTTTTGAATTTTTCAATAGAGCACCTTAATTTTTATAGACCTTTTGTCTCTGTACTTTCCAAAATAAACAGCCCGTATTTGCTTGTTTTGTCTGTTCTGTGGTCTTCAATTTTCTTGACAGGATTTCTAAGCGCCCTACCAGTTACCCTAATGTATTTGGTCATCATTAAAAAATTAGTCCTTATGGGAGCACCCAATACACTGTACTGGGCCCTTGCCATTGGAGTTGGCATCGGGGGGAACTTGACCCCGATAGCATCTATGTGTAATATCGTTGGTAACAACCTTTTCAAGAATTTAAAAAACGAACGATTAACGTTTCTTCAGTTCACAAAGAATATGTTGAAGCCGGTTTTGCTTAGTGGTATAATCTCAAGTGTGTTTTTGTTAGTGTTTTCATTCACTGGGTTTTAA
- a CDS encoding ArsB/NhaD family transporter produces MTQLKLVVALTFSLVLYFVVTGKLNKTIAAMVGGLTLLAIRVFPDPYEGLKESIDINTLLFLIGMMIFVRVMETSGIFEYIAIKTVKIAGTSLPKLFFALTFVVGFVSAFIDNVTTILIFVPVTFAISDILNIDPVPFVLGEIFASNIGGTMTPIGDPPNILITSAAKIPFIEFIKYMVPVNLIILFLADVSLLVIFKKEFSRQFSRDFLEAFDEAKVVKSRKRFVLASGFMFFIIFLFLLQKPLKLESSIIGLIAGFFGLLIFEPQEITPFLEKVEWEVIFFFLGLFIITGAMEKVGIMKDIANFLVKIASGSAVTLVSVIVWASGIVSGFVDNIPFAATMIPVIKGLPTISPQFSNITPLWYALSLGVCLGGNLTPVGASANVVGLTLLKKYKGKEIAFRSFIKYSFAVVTISLVVSNVFSLILLKIL; encoded by the coding sequence GTGACGCAGTTGAAATTAGTAGTAGCCTTGACGTTTTCGTTAGTTTTGTACTTTGTTGTTACTGGAAAACTCAACAAAACCATTGCCGCTATGGTTGGAGGATTAACATTATTAGCTATAAGAGTTTTTCCTGACCCGTATGAAGGTTTAAAAGAATCTATAGATATCAACACCTTACTCTTCCTCATTGGCATGATGATATTTGTACGCGTAATGGAAACCTCGGGAATATTTGAATACATAGCTATTAAGACTGTCAAAATTGCTGGCACAAGCTTACCAAAATTGTTCTTTGCCTTAACTTTTGTTGTTGGTTTTGTCTCGGCTTTTATCGATAACGTAACAACGATTTTAATATTCGTTCCTGTTACATTTGCAATCAGTGATATTTTAAACATAGACCCTGTTCCTTTTGTTCTTGGAGAGATATTCGCTTCTAACATTGGTGGTACAATGACCCCAATAGGAGACCCACCGAACATATTAATTACTTCCGCAGCTAAGATTCCATTCATTGAGTTCATAAAATATATGGTTCCAGTGAATTTAATTATACTGTTTTTAGCCGATGTTTCATTGCTCGTTATTTTCAAAAAGGAATTCAGCAGGCAATTTTCAAGAGATTTTCTGGAAGCGTTTGATGAAGCAAAGGTTGTTAAAAGCAGAAAACGGTTTGTATTAGCATCCGGATTCATGTTTTTCATAATCTTTTTGTTTTTGCTGCAAAAACCTTTGAAGCTTGAAAGTTCCATTATAGGTTTGATTGCTGGCTTTTTCGGTTTGCTAATATTTGAACCTCAAGAGATTACACCATTTTTGGAAAAGGTGGAGTGGGAAGTCATATTCTTTTTCTTAGGTCTCTTCATAATAACGGGTGCTATGGAAAAAGTTGGGATAATGAAAGACATAGCAAATTTTCTTGTTAAAATAGCATCAGGTTCCGCGGTTACCTTAGTTTCCGTCATAGTGTGGGCATCTGGTATTGTTTCCGGATTTGTAGACAACATACCATTTGCAGCAACAATGATTCCAGTGATAAAAGGCTTACCAACAATTAGTCCCCAATTTTCTAACATAACGCCGCTTTGGTACGCACTGTCTTTGGGAGTTTGTCTAGGTGGTAATCTCACGCCTGTTGGCGCATCGGCAAATGTTGTTGGACTCACACTCCTGAAAAAGTACAAAGGAAAAGAGATAGCGTTTCGCAGTTTTATTAAATATTCTTTTGCTGTTGTTACCATAAGTTTGGTAGTGTCAAATGTTTTTTCACTAATACTCCTCAAAATTCTTTAA
- a CDS encoding endonuclease V: MVDISNFLYPKTLEEAERIQKEFLKKLVLLPLDFSKVTLIAGVDVSYVGDQALGVVVVINKNFEVIEVIHETLKVTFPYVPGFLAFREAPVILKCFEKLKSKPDVVLFDGQGIAHPRRLGIASHVGILLDIPTIGVAKSILYGKCEKPSDVGQATELKDRNGEVIGFCYLSKKNTKPIVISPGYKTNLESSLYIVKSLINGFKLPEPVRLAHHYSQKLKS; this comes from the coding sequence ATGGTTGATATTTCAAATTTTTTGTACCCAAAGACTCTAGAGGAAGCAGAAAGGATACAAAAAGAATTTTTGAAAAAACTTGTCTTACTTCCTCTTGATTTTTCTAAGGTGACTTTGATTGCCGGTGTTGATGTCAGCTATGTTGGAGATCAAGCATTAGGAGTCGTTGTTGTGATAAATAAAAACTTTGAGGTAATTGAAGTAATTCATGAGACATTGAAGGTTACATTTCCGTATGTTCCCGGGTTTCTTGCTTTTCGAGAAGCACCCGTAATTTTAAAATGTTTCGAAAAGCTTAAAAGCAAGCCTGATGTTGTATTATTCGATGGTCAAGGAATTGCACACCCTCGAAGACTTGGAATAGCATCTCATGTTGGTATACTCTTAGATATCCCTACAATCGGAGTAGCAAAGAGTATATTATATGGAAAGTGTGAAAAACCATCCGATGTCGGACAAGCTACAGAACTAAAGGATAGAAATGGAGAGGTTATAGGTTTCTGTTATCTTTCAAAGAAAAACACAAAACCCATAGTAATCTCTCCGGGATATAAAACAAACTTGGAGAGTTCCCTCTACATCGTTAAATCCCTCATCAATGGTTTTAAGCTTCCGGAACCTGTAAGACTAGCTCATCACTATTCACAGAAATTAAAATCCTGA
- a CDS encoding ferritin: MNEKVLKALNEQVGKEIFSAYLYLSMATYFDAMDLPGFAKWMKVQAKEELGHAMKIYDFLYERGSKVELPALEKPKSTWKSPLEAFEAAYEHEKSITKSINNILEIARKEKDYATEQFLAWFIKEQVEEEAQTDLIVRKLKKLQDSPTGLYMLDRELGSRE, translated from the coding sequence ATGAATGAAAAGGTACTTAAGGCTTTAAACGAGCAGGTAGGTAAGGAAATTTTCTCAGCATATTTATATCTTTCAATGGCAACCTACTTTGATGCTATGGATTTGCCAGGTTTTGCAAAATGGATGAAAGTGCAAGCCAAGGAAGAATTAGGACACGCAATGAAAATTTATGATTTTCTTTATGAACGCGGGTCAAAGGTTGAACTTCCTGCTTTGGAAAAACCTAAGAGCACTTGGAAAAGCCCGTTAGAAGCATTTGAAGCAGCGTATGAACATGAAAAATCCATAACAAAGAGCATCAACAATATACTGGAAATCGCAAGGAAAGAGAAAGACTATGCTACCGAACAGTTCCTTGCATGGTTTATAAAAGAGCAGGTTGAAGAAGAGGCTCAAACAGACCTGATAGTTAGAAAACTTAAAAAGCTCCAAGATAGCCCAACAGGTTTATATATGCTCGATAGAGAACTTGGAAGTAGAGAATAA
- a CDS encoding peroxiredoxin, translated as MVQKGSIAPDFELFDTNLQKVKLSEIQGKVVLAFYPGAFTSVCEKELCTFRDMLVRFNNLNATVLGISVDSPFANKAFAEKNRLNFRLLSDFGGIVARQYGGVHENFVGIPNYTVAKRAVFVVENGQVIYAWVTEDPRIEPSYDEIEKVL; from the coding sequence ATGGTTCAAAAAGGTTCAATAGCCCCAGATTTTGAATTATTCGATACTAATCTACAAAAAGTGAAACTTTCCGAAATTCAGGGTAAGGTAGTTTTGGCCTTTTATCCCGGTGCATTTACGAGTGTCTGTGAAAAGGAGCTTTGTACTTTCCGAGACATGCTAGTAAGATTCAACAATTTGAATGCAACTGTGCTTGGAATCAGTGTTGATAGCCCGTTTGCTAACAAAGCATTTGCCGAGAAAAACAGACTGAATTTTAGGTTGCTCTCAGATTTTGGAGGCATTGTTGCTCGGCAATACGGTGGTGTGCATGAGAACTTTGTCGGTATTCCAAATTACACAGTTGCTAAGAGAGCTGTTTTTGTTGTTGAAAACGGACAAGTAATTTACGCTTGGGTTACCGAAGACCCAAGAATAGAACCATCGTATGATGAAATTGAAAAGGTACTTTGA
- a CDS encoding ABC transporter substrate-binding protein, whose translation MKKVVVAFLSVFLAVVLLAFDPTVYVAATIGEPDTLDPHLAYDTASGEVIYNVYENLIQYKGRSVSEFEPRLATEVPTVKNGLIKDGGKTYVFPIRKGVKFHNGNPLTPEDVEYSFERGLLYDPEGGPMWMLWYAIFGVHSRDEALEEFVGKPVSEIFDKSGEPKPEYKQKLIDFYKQVVDPAIEVQGDNVIIKLKRPYGPFLNIIAQSANWAAILDKETCIKLGLWDGKPDTWWKYKDMQKEQSPLYAWAMGTGPFKFVEWDRKQQKITLVANENYWREPPKLKKVIIWGIDEWSTRKAMLEKGDADSIAVVLEYLDQLRGNKDIQIIENIPTLSVTVVGFNWSINPSSKYVGSGKLDGNGIPLDFFSDVYARKAVAAAINYDALIRDVLKGFGKRIPTALPEGLLGFDPTLPLYKFNLNEVRANLQKAWKGEALKKGIKFSVAYNQGNVARQRIAEMIKMYMEMAAPGKVKIDVQPLQWPTFLDATKRGELPVFILGWLADFPDPDNFIFTYYHSNGDYSSRQGENFRKFVSTPRKELGGKSLDDLIEQAAAETDPAVRAKLYLQIQKFVIDNCISVPVYQPVGVRVQRTWVKGWYDNPMRPGNDFYILYKAK comes from the coding sequence GTGAAAAAGGTAGTAGTAGCATTCCTAAGTGTTTTCCTCGCGGTAGTGCTCCTTGCGTTTGACCCTACGGTCTACGTGGCGGCAACCATAGGTGAACCAGACACACTCGACCCACATCTAGCTTATGACACTGCAAGCGGTGAAGTTATCTACAACGTATATGAAAACCTTATTCAGTACAAAGGCAGAAGCGTTAGTGAATTTGAACCAAGGCTTGCAACGGAAGTTCCAACAGTCAAGAACGGACTCATTAAAGACGGCGGGAAGACATATGTATTTCCAATCAGAAAAGGCGTAAAGTTCCACAATGGCAATCCGCTGACACCAGAAGATGTTGAATACTCATTTGAACGCGGTCTTCTTTACGACCCAGAAGGCGGTCCAATGTGGATGCTTTGGTATGCAATCTTTGGTGTGCACTCAAGAGATGAGGCTCTCGAAGAGTTTGTTGGAAAACCAGTTAGTGAAATATTCGATAAAAGCGGAGAGCCAAAACCAGAATATAAACAAAAACTGATAGACTTTTACAAACAAGTTGTCGATCCAGCAATAGAAGTCCAGGGAGACAACGTAATTATTAAGCTCAAAAGACCATACGGTCCATTCCTCAACATCATTGCACAAAGTGCAAACTGGGCAGCAATCCTTGACAAAGAAACATGTATTAAACTTGGCCTTTGGGATGGAAAACCAGATACATGGTGGAAATACAAGGATATGCAAAAAGAACAATCACCACTCTATGCATGGGCAATGGGTACTGGACCTTTCAAATTTGTAGAATGGGACAGAAAGCAACAAAAAATCACGCTTGTTGCTAATGAAAATTACTGGAGAGAACCTCCAAAACTTAAGAAAGTAATAATCTGGGGTATTGACGAATGGTCAACAAGAAAAGCAATGCTTGAGAAAGGTGACGCAGATTCTATAGCTGTTGTTCTTGAATACCTCGACCAACTCAGAGGTAACAAGGATATTCAGATTATCGAAAACATTCCAACACTCTCTGTGACAGTTGTTGGTTTCAACTGGTCCATCAACCCATCAAGTAAGTATGTTGGAAGTGGAAAACTGGACGGTAACGGAATACCTCTTGACTTCTTCAGCGACGTATATGCCAGAAAAGCTGTTGCAGCAGCTATTAACTACGATGCACTCATTAGGGATGTTCTAAAAGGTTTCGGTAAGAGAATTCCAACGGCGTTGCCAGAAGGATTACTTGGATTTGACCCAACTCTTCCACTTTACAAATTTAATTTGAACGAAGTGCGCGCAAATCTCCAGAAAGCTTGGAAAGGAGAAGCATTGAAGAAAGGAATCAAGTTCAGTGTTGCTTACAACCAGGGTAACGTTGCAAGACAAAGAATTGCAGAAATGATAAAGATGTACATGGAAATGGCAGCGCCGGGAAAAGTTAAGATAGATGTTCAACCACTTCAGTGGCCAACATTCTTGGATGCAACGAAACGCGGCGAACTGCCAGTGTTTATACTCGGATGGCTTGCTGACTTCCCAGACCCAGATAACTTCATCTTTACATACTACCACAGCAACGGTGACTACTCATCAAGACAAGGTGAGAACTTCAGAAAATTCGTAAGCACTCCAAGAAAAGAACTTGGCGGTAAGAGCCTTGACGATCTCATCGAACAAGCCGCAGCAGAAACAGATCCAGCAGTTAGGGCAAAACTTTACTTGCAGATTCAAAAGTTCGTTATTGACAACTGTATCAGTGTTCCAGTTTACCAACCAGTTGGTGTTCGTGTCCAAAGAACGTGGGTAAAAGGTTGGTATGACAACCCAATGAGACCTGGTAACGACTTCTACATACTCTACAAAGCAAAATAA